The window GGAGAGCGAATCCCAGTATTCGGTGCTGCCCGTCCGGAGCAGGTATTCGGAATAAGCTCTGGCGATATCCGGATTCCGCGCCAGGGTTTCGCCGCTGGTCCACGCCTCGGCGATCGTGCCGCCCCAGCTCGATGCGAGAACGCCGACCGGAACTGCGAGCTCATCGGCCAGCTTCTTTGCGAAGAAGAGGGCCACGGCGCTCCAGTCGTCGATCGTGGCCGCCGACGCAGTCTGCCAGGCGGCGTCGACATCCCGGGCCGGGGTCAGCAGCGCATTGCGCGGCACGGTCAGCATGCGGACCGCGTCGAGTTCACCGGCGTCGGCCCGCCGTCTCAGCTCCGCGCCGCCGTCGGCGAGCGAGGAAACCTTGAATTCCATGTTCGACTGCCCGGAGGCGAGCCAGACTTCTCCGAGCGCGATGTTCTGCGCCGTCGCCGTTTCGCCGCTTTCGAGCTCGGTGACCTGAAGCGTCAGGCGGACGGCGGACGGCATCGGCGGGAAGCGGAGCAGGAATTTCCCGTCCGCGCCGGAACGGGTTTCGGCGCTCCCGTCCCCGAGCGTGGCGCGGACCCGGCGGAACGGTGCGCACCAGCCCCAGACCGGAACGGCCCGGTCTCTCTGCAGAACGGCGTTGTCCCCGAACAATGCGGCGAGTTTCAGCATGGATTTTTCTCCTGTATTGATTCAATTTTCTGAATTATCAGATTTTTATAACTTTTTGTGCGAATTCAGCCTGCGGCGCTTGAAAAAAGGTTGCGGCGGCCATATAGTACATAATGTATTATAATAAGCCACGTCACACCGAAAAAGCAACCGGAAGGAGAACGAAAATGCCGAGAAAATCCGCGACATGCTTCACTTTGATCGAACTTCTGGTTGTGATTGCGATCATCGCAATCCTGGCCGGGATGCTGCTGCCGGCGCTGAACCGGGCCCGCGATGCGGCGAAAGCGACGAACTGCCTCGGCAACATGAAGCAGATCGGCATGATGATGGCGATGTATCAGGAAGGGTTCCGGGGCACCTATCCGACTCCCGAAAACGCGCCGGACTGGGAGGACGGCGTGCGCGGCTGGACCAACCAGCTGCGGGTCAACCAGGGGGCTCAGAAACAGTTCTTCCACTGTCCGGCCGACGCCGAGCGCGACTTCTCGTATTCGATGAACGTCCATGAGCCGTGGATCAGGCACCAGTCCGGCATGGCGCGGGATTATTCCTGGCGGCAGGTGCTGCTCGAACGCGCCAGGGTCGGCGCCGCCGGCATCATCCTCGTCGAAGAGAGCCGTTCCGACTTCTTCACGAAAACCGACAGCGATCAGGACAATTATACGCAGAATGCCGCCCCGTACAAGCAGGATCCGCGCCACGGCGGCTTCACCTTCTGCATGGCGGACGGACATGCGGAAAAATTCAAGGAATACGACTTCGACCGGGTCACCTACTACACCGACCGGCTCTCCGGCTGGCTCGGCACCTCCTGGTCGGCGAGCGAGAGCAATACCGTAAAGGACAACAGCAGACAGTGATGAACCGCTGGAAAATCGATACCGTTCTGGCACTGTTCCGGGAGGCAGGAGAGATCGCACTGCGCTATTATGACGATCCGCCGCTCGAAATCAAGGCGGACCACACGCCGGTGACGCAGGCCGACCGCGAGATCGAAGCGCTGTTCGCCGCCCGGTTCGACCGTCCGGCGGAAGCGCTTTACCTGATCGGCGAGGAGACCGTCGACCGGCGTGACGAGGCATACATTTCCGCCGCCCTTGCCGGGGAGTGCTTTGTGGTCGATCCCATCGACGGAACTGCGCCGTATGCGGCGGGCGTTCCGCTCTGGGGCATCTCGCTCGGGTATATGCGCGGCGGCATGCTGACCGAGGGGGCGATCTGTCTTCCGGCCCGCGACGAGGCGTTCCTGACCTGCCGCGGTTCGATTTTCCGCGCCCGCCGCGTCCTCTCCGGGGCGCCCGAAGTCGAGCCGTTCACGCCGGAACCGATGCGCTATACGCCCGCCGCGCCGGTCTGCGCGGCGCAGAACGCGGCGCGCGGCTGGGAGATTTCGTTTCCGAACCAGCTTTTCGTCTGGTCCACCTGTGTGGGCGTCTACGACTGCCTGCTGCGCGGGAAGGTCTACGGCATGATCCAGCACTGCAAGCTGTGGGATCTGGCCGGCGGCATGCCGCTTCTGAAGCTGGCCGGTTTCGAGGCGCGCGGCGCGGACGGCCGCGAGCTCGGGCTCGATGTGGTCTCCGGCGGCAATTTTTATCTGGAGAACGGGCCGCACCGCTGGCGGCAGAAAGATTATGTGGTCATCGCTCCCGACCGTCAGGGGACGGAAGCGATCTGGAATCAAGTGAA of the Victivallis lenta genome contains:
- a CDS encoding type II secretion system protein, whose translation is MPRKSATCFTLIELLVVIAIIAILAGMLLPALNRARDAAKATNCLGNMKQIGMMMAMYQEGFRGTYPTPENAPDWEDGVRGWTNQLRVNQGAQKQFFHCPADAERDFSYSMNVHEPWIRHQSGMARDYSWRQVLLERARVGAAGIILVEESRSDFFTKTDSDQDNYTQNAAPYKQDPRHGGFTFCMADGHAEKFKEYDFDRVTYYTDRLSGWLGTSWSASESNTVKDNSRQ
- a CDS encoding inositol monophosphatase family protein; the encoded protein is MNRWKIDTVLALFREAGEIALRYYDDPPLEIKADHTPVTQADREIEALFAARFDRPAEALYLIGEETVDRRDEAYISAALAGECFVVDPIDGTAPYAAGVPLWGISLGYMRGGMLTEGAICLPARDEAFLTCRGSIFRARRVLSGAPEVEPFTPEPMRYTPAAPVCAAQNAARGWEISFPNQLFVWSTCVGVYDCLLRGKVYGMIQHCKLWDLAGGMPLLKLAGFEARGADGRELGLDVVSGGNFYLENGPHRWRQKDYVVIAPDRQGTEAIWNQVKAKNLS